The following DNA comes from Anopheles arabiensis isolate DONGOLA chromosome 3, AaraD3, whole genome shotgun sequence.
gcgcgataGTAATGGAGAGGTGATGAACGAAGGACAAGTGCACAGGATGTACTAAGGAGTGCTACGTATCCTGGAGTGCGCATACATCGGAAAGCATACTTTTAGCCATAACGGTAGACAAGAAAcgtaaaacaattaaactaaACAGTAGGAAACCTCTCATCGATTAATAGGACAAAGAAATgaacctttccctttttcccttcgATCCCCCCATTTCCTTTTCCTGTCAACTGAAAAAGTTTGTGATTGACCATGGAACGTGTGTGGAAGTAGTTTTATCTCCCTTGTCAAAGGCTCTTTTTCAGACCCTGCAAGAGCTCTTTTGGTTGCTCAAATCCCAATAGCTGACCCTGACATTGCCGGGGAGCTCGATCTCTGGTCTGGTGATGCGGATCTTTCACTTGTTTACTTTCGTATGGATGTACCATGTGTGTATGACGAATGTAAGAATACTGTGcatgttctgtgtgtgtgtgtacgtgacTGTATGTGTACAGAGTGTGTACTTGAAAGATGTGAGCTTTACGTTCCATATACGCAATCACCTGCGCAACACTCACATCGGGCATAGGAAAAACATAAGTTATGGCGTCACTATAGATGAGCATCGATGTTTTAGATATGTATCTGTCCAGTAAAGCGTCCTGCAAGCAAGATGAATGTCAATGTGCTCTCGAAAGGATGTCGGGTGCCACTGAGGACAAAACTGGGCGAAGGCTATAGCACCAGCTCCTAGTTAATCTGTTTAGAAATCCTGTGTTGCAAATGTCCGCACAACCACGTCCtacttctttctttctgtccAACTACCAGCTATGTTTAGTCTGTTGAAACGAGGAACCAAATTCGAAACCCCTAACTCAATACCAACTTCTGAAACacacgcaacaaacacacgcaaacacacactctcctaCGGAATACGATCTTATATTGCTAACGATCCATCAATTCTCTGAGACAATAGTTAATCTTTAAAcgctaacaaaacaaaaggaaagtaTTATctgatcgtgaaataaacctTTTTGACAACATTGATGAAGTTGGCTGATTGTGCTGACAACGAGAAGATGTATCAAAATTACTCTACACAACAGCATGTTTGTACATGCAACACCATTGTAAAACCAAATTGTTTCCCTAGCGCCAccgaaatgaaacaacaaaaaaagtccgAGGAAAATATATAAAGCTCCAAGCTATGTTTTACAAACGATAGAAAAGAGAACAACATTCAAAAgtggaaaacaacacacaagaaaacatactaaatacacaaacaaacagttcACAATTTCAGGCAATGGCATagaggaaagaaagcaaactcAAAGAAGAAACCTTAAACTAAACgaaccaacacacaaaactcGACTATATCACCCATTTATTCCCACATATCGGAACACAAGATTACAGGACGTATTAAACAAAAGGCGAAAAGAGAGAAGCGAGAAGGAAACTAAACCATCAACGTCAACGTATATATATATCAATAGCAGGAGAGTGCATCAACTGGATATCATTCACGGTCGACATATCCAAATGTCACTtggaacaaaaaatagaaaaaaaagaaaaacatttacTAAACCAAGCGATACACGCTTAGAGTGTTAAAGGTATGCGCCATTGAGTTTTGGGTTCTGTTGAATCAAGTTTATAACAAAACGCATTTTCAAAATGCTCTTTCGTCAACTTTTAACTGACTTCTTGGGTATTGATTTTGGCTGGAAGAGTTAGATTTGGTTTAAACTTTCTATTCATTTAttgttgaattaaaaaaagatcaaTATATTGGAGGAAGAGCGTTCATATTAGCAAACACAATCTCACACaaactgacacacacacgacactcCGATTGTACATAATTTTATACAACTCCAACGATACATATGATTAAATCTaactatatatatacatactaACATAGATACCTATATCAAAATAGAGAAATTATCAGATTCATACGTTAGGTccattggaggcgcggaaaaATCGAACTCATCGCATTCATTCCTATTACACGTGATGTATGATTTCATTGACTCGTGGCGAGAGGAATAGAAGAAATTAATACAGAACAGAACACTCTAGAGCGTTCGTGAAACTACGTTAAAACCACACCTAGTCCTGAATGAGTCAGCGATTTAGCAGAAACTCCACTCcagtttcaaaacaaaaatcgatcaTATTGAAGTACTGGGAAACGAGCATTTAAAAACACACGAAATTACGTCTTAACCGGAGAAATATACAATCAGAAAGAGGAAAACCTCTCCCCTCCCaattaacaaacaacaattaatagtaaaaaaaaataaacacagcaCCGTCATCAGTAGAAAAACTTACCAAATTGCCAAGTATTTGAAATGGACAGCcccatacacactcacacaacctGGAAGTAATCGACAAGTAATCGACATCAACCCAATGGCATGGCGGCAAAACGCTCTATTGTAACTCTATCGAAATAAACCATCTGTAACAtttgtccgtgtgtgtgtgtgtgcgtgtgagtgtatggTAATTAAACAATGGAAACGATTTAACAGACAAGGCAAGACACGAGAGCAGGACAAACGCGAGGCAAACCAAAACCCAAGGAGCGTAAGGAAATAGTATATTTTATCGAGCATGCAAGCATTCGAGCGCGCTAGCAGGAAAGTCGCACAGAGCGCGCACCAACGCAGCTAAAATTATTGGAAGCAGTGGTTCTGCCAGCAGAACAGGCTGGCGCTGGCGGTTGGCCAATTATACAGGACGCGAAACGGACAAACTAAATGTGACGAGGAAACCATAGATAACCTGAAACGGACGCAAGCAAAGAGTTTGGGAAAGGCGAACAGCGCAGGATAGGTTCCACGAGGGATGGGGAAAGGTAGTGCAGTTCAGCGAGCTACCGTAGCATGTAAGCCTATAGAGCAATTTTCGAAATTGAtacgagagacagagagagagggagagagcgagaaacgGAGAAACAGAGAGTCGAGAAGAGACCAGAAAAGACGGAACGAAACCAATGAACggcaaaaaaacggaaaaataaatattgacATATAAAGCGAATGGAGTGCTTTTCTTGGATCTTTATATCATTTTGATgacaatgaaaataaaactgttATTACTTGCAGATACTAACAACAGGAACAGTTACAGCATAACACATGGCGCATCTTCTCTTGTTTGTGTACTTAACCGCCGGATTCTAAATTCACcatgaatttgaatttgaaacatttcgctgtgaaatatttcgtcaCCGTTCATCGGTCGCGTGGACTCTACTGCACAACATTACATGACAGGGCGTTTGACAGCAATTCCATTGTCAGTGTTGGTaacaagaagaacaaaaagatCCCGAATCTTTGCGACGTGTTGTTCGATTGGAGTGCGTTGAATTTATCGTAGAAAAATCGACCGCACAATGCAAGGACCGGCCGTTTTCATCGATGCCGAGATCGACGATCAGGTAGGGCAGCCGGGAATTATGCAGACCAGTGCACAGACGGAGCGGCAGCACGGATTGTCGCTACCATACTGTTGTCGGCGGCCGACGATTGAGGTTATGTTTTGCTCTGCGTTTTAGGCACAGGAGCTGCGCCAGTTCCTGAAGGGCCTGGGCGCCGAAATCAGCGAGGAAAAGTCTACCAAGGGCATCGAGGATGATCTGCACAAGATCATCGGTGTGTGCGACGTCTGCTTCAAGGACAACACGCACTCGCCGGAAGAGATCGATGCCGTGCTGAACAGCATCGTTTCCATCATCGTGTCGATTCCGCTGGAGCGCGGCGAGAACCTGATTCTATCGTTCTGCGACAAGATGACGAAAGCCAAGGAGACCAGCCTGGCGCGCGTCTGCCTGCAGTCGTAAGTGTTGACGAGAAagttgcttcagtgctggaaTAGTTGACCAATTCCCTTCCCGAATCGAATGTTTTCAGTTTGTGGCGGCTGTTCAGCAATCTGGAGGTGACTTCTCCGCTCCGGTACCACGTCTACTATCACCTGGTGCAGGTAGCCAAGCAGGTCAACCAGGTGAAGGAGGTGTTCACCGGCGTGGAGCAGCTGAAAGCACAGTTCGCCCAGTGCCCGCCGTCCAACGAGCAAATGCAAAAGCTGTACCGTCTGCTGCACGATGTGCTGAAGGATTCGAACAGTGAGCTAGCGTCGAAGGTGATGATCGAGCTACTCGGTACGTACACCTCCGAGAATGCGTCGTACGCTCGGGAGGATGCCATGAAATGTATCGTGACGGCGCTGGCCGATCCCAACACTTTCCTGCTCGACCCGCTGCTCTCCCTGAAGCCGGTCCGATTTCTGGAGGGTGAGCTCATTCACGATCTGCTGTCCGTGTTCGTTTCGGAAAAGCTGCCAAGCTATCTGAAGTTTTACAAAAACCACAAGGAGTTTGTTAACTCGCAAGGTAAGCGCCACGAATGCAAATCATCTTGCTTCAAATGTAATCGTGTAAATTCCACCGTCCCCCTCAATCCGTAGGTCTGAACCACGAACAGAACATCAAGAAGATGCGCTTGCTGTCGTTCATGCAGCTGGCGGAGAGCAATTCCGAGATGACTttccagcagctgcaggacgAGCTGCAGATTAAGGAGGAAGAGGTGGAGCCGTTCATTATCGAGGTCCTGAAGACGAAGCTTGTCCGCGCCCGGATGGATCAGCGGGCCCGCAAGGTTCACATTTCCAGCACAATGCACCGAACGTTCGGTCGGCCCCAGTGGCAGCAGCTGCGCGATCTGCTGCTCTCGTGGAAAAGCAATCTTACCCTCGTGCAGGAAAACATCAACACCGTCTCTGCCGCTCAGATGGAGCTGGCCCAGCGTCAGTGATTGTGTTGcgagcgcgcgtgtgtttgtatgtcgTGAACGAATTGGCACGGTTTCCGATTTAACACGATTTGCCTGGTGCGTGGGTGGATTCAGCTAGACCATAAACTCAATAGAGACGTAAATTCCGAATCGTATTAAGAAGCAAACAGAAAGTGTACGCCGTCTGGGAGGAGCAGAACAAGGATTACACGCAAGTGTGTTGACGTTGAGTGTGAGACCACCCGAAGGGGAGGAAGCGGAAGATTTTACATCTTTCTGTAGCAGTGTATCCCCGGTGGGAAAGGTTATCATTCATCGAGTATCGTTCATTAATTTCGAATTTCCATCATAGTAAAGAGTGAAACATCCGGTAACGAACACCAGCCGACGATAAAATAAACTCTTTCACATTATGAACGAAGGCTGGCTTGTGTATTAGTTTGATTTTGTGATCcgaaaataagcaaaatatCTTCGAGTCTTCGCAAGCTACAAAGTCGATTCACATCGACGACATCCATCCCCTCTTGAAGGATTCACgcaaatttatacattgaGCTAATCGAGAAATGTACTTCATACAAATCAATTACGGTTTTCTAATCATTACTTTGTTAGTTATCAGCAGAATTAGCATCCTCCACTTACCACAACTGTAACCAGGACCACAAAATCGAAAGGATAACGTTTCGCCGCTCGAAGCCGCCACACGAAGGAAGAACTCAACCGTACACAATAAACACGCCAAAGTAGCAAAACTgtcaaacacaacacagccgtttcacaaaaaaaaaaaacaaatcgtgcGGGAGGAAATTAGATACAAAGGTGTACAAAACCGTGCTGAAACGCATTTGTTAGCCGTGTCGGATTATGTAAAAATATAAACTAAAGAACGCGATAAAACCGAAACAGCCGATCATTGGCCATTGAAGCAAAGCTGCAAAGATTGTACGCCGTTTTGATttgcccccctccccaccgTTCAAAAGTGTCATAACCTCACCCGAAGAGGATAAAGAACACGGCGCAAagaagcgcacagcgcacagggaaaagagacagagaggtaGCGAGAGTGCGTAAGAGAACAATAGACCGACATTGCATTGCGTTGCTTTGTAGTAAAAAAGCGCAGCAGCTTCTTCTGCCCTCCTTCTGCTCTCACACACGACCACTGGGCACCGTTTCAGAGCCGTCCTTTCCTCCTCATCCGCCAGCCGTGTGGAAGATTCTGCCGGAAAAGGAAACGCAGGCTGGAAGCAGCATCGCCACACAAAGCAGCAGATCGTTTGCACCGTAATCCCCGCCCCGCCAACGCCGTTCACTACTGCGCTTCCCCATCCGCCGTATATCGGTCGCGCCTGTCCTGTCGCCTGTTTTCGATCCGTTCGATCGAGTtcgtaaaggccgggctacattgatcgtactcgcaaacgtaattttgattatcactagcgcacctggcggcggctgaccgaagcatttttccaaacaatttggagccgcttcagaaaatatgttatttttccatgttttttaccttagctggactggaaaagctttgtaattgatagatgaatatgttgtgcaagtatttcagccgttttcgcatcaaaaaacggtgaaaaaacaacttaaatttgagatccggcaagaccattccctcgatgaccaaaaaaagcttccaccagccgccgccaggtgcgctagtgaaaatcgaaattacactcaggagtacgatcaatgtagcccggccttaagagTAAGAGCGTAAGGAAGAGGCttcttttaaaaacaacaaaccaaaccatctCCATTGTACGTGCGCGAgtgtgttcgtttgtgtgtgtgcgtgcagttttgtgtgtgtgtatatcgCGTACAGCTCCCTTCATTCTCGAAACCCTTCGAGCCGCGCGCTGTGACGAGATTAGAGGTGTTGTTCAGTCGGTTCAGTGCGGCCCAGAGAGTTTGCCAGAGTTAGCGTCAGCATCGTCGGTTCTGGTTGTGGTTCGTTTCGAGCCTTTCGATAGCTGGAAGCATCCGGTGGTGGAGCTTGCGGTGGAACCGAGTGGCAAAAAGCGAAACCAATCCCCCGCAACCCCGCAACAAACGTATCGAACCACCAGCACACCAACACTAGCAAAGACCCCGTAGTGTGCTtcattagtgtgtgtgtgtgtgtacgtgcgtgtttctgtgttccCCCGCCCGGTTTTCGCACGGACAGTTCAGTCAGATCCGgacggagagagtgagaggttGATCCCCATCCAAATCGGCTGCTGGGTCGCGGTCGGAGTCGGAGTGAAAATGTTTAGCTGCCCTTGCCTGAACGTGTCGATAGTCGTAAACGATGAAAACACCGCGGCCGTCATTAGCACCAACCACACCGCCGCCGTCGATCCCGGGCCAGTGACGCTGAGGAATGAGCCGAATGGTCTGCCGCGGCCATCGCCAACCGTGATTGCCGCACTGGCGGAAGGAAAATCACGCGAGCTGGTCGGCTTCTTCCAGGAGGTAAGGATATGGAGGAAGGGTACAATAGGAttaatcattttgtttttgtcattGGCTTCATCGATtccattttccttttccccaTACGCTCACAGTGGTGTGAAAACGTTTTCCCccaaacacagcagcagcaagccaTGACATGCCGGCCGGTGTAATTATGTGCATAAAATAACGTTTACCCTTTGTTTGCACTTTAATCATCTTTTCAACTAACTCATTTTAAGCATTCTTTGTTGCAATCTCAGTGGAAGCTACGCACGCGACGGGAGAAAATGTTTGGAAAATGCACacggttgtttgtttattgcgTCGCAAGCGTTAGAAAAcgtcacacacaaacgcgaaAAGCGTCTCCCTCGGCAGTGTATGTGTCCtgttttcccccgttttcGTCCTGCCGATCGGTGCAGCGCTCAAAATCGATTTTGGCTCAAAACGCTCCAATCTCTTCGCCGTTCAAATGTGTctcctttgtttgttttgcttgttttgggACAGAGCGCGTGCACCAACCGCTGGAAGGGGGTGTGGAGTGAGGGCTGCGCACCTGGGCAGCTTCTGGACCATTCTGCATTTACATTCACGGAAGATCTGTAGTGCGCGTCATCAAAGCAAGCGAGCAAGCAAAAGAGCCAAGTTGGGGGGCGCAGTACGAGAATGTTTAGCCCGCGGGTTTGatgttgaaattgaaatagaaaacaatTCCCCTAATCGCAGCGCACACCGCAGTGTGTCTCTAAATTGGACGTGCATTTGCTGTGTAcacagattttttttcattgagcTTCGCAATCTTATCCTCTCCTTGTCCACAGCTCCTCCCCTCCATTGTACCGTTGTGTTCCGGTGTTTGGGATGAGGCCTGTTGAATAAACATTGCGATCACGACGACACAAGCTCCTCATCTTCGCTTTCAATCGCGATAGGCCGGCAaaaaggaggaagaaaaagaaaacgctcacacacacatcccctAACCGCTTAATCGGAAGGCCATTGCCGGCAAGAAAGGGTATATGGGCTCCTCCATACAATGCAACTCCCTACAGGCCGAGCAACAAACGGAAAGTAATGCTCAAAATGCTGAATGCAAAGCAAATAATCACTTTCCCTGTCGCTACTCTTTAACCGTATCGACTCGCGGAACAACCCGCGGGGAACTGCGTTATCAGTATGGGGTAgagcaaaccaccaccaccacctccaccatcgCCGTCACCCTAAATCGAGAGTTATTTAGTGTGGCGTGTGTGCTGAAACGATTAGGAATGCCGGTAGAACACACTGCGTGACGTTGACGGCGAAGTAAAAGGGAAGAGCTCGGGTTACGTTTTGCGTTATGGATATACCAGATGCACctcaggtgtgtgtgtgtctcatgaTGCAAAGCCAATGCTTGGGCGTCAAAGGAATGACTGATGGAGGACATTCCCGTCGATACGTGTTACTACTAATCACGCTACtttttccaatattttgtAGCAATCAAGCCGGAACTGACAAAGAAAGCTAATAAAGGGCAATAATGCTTGTTCGATTATCAGTCATCAACATTTGATAAGCaatcgtactgctgctgctgctgctgctgcttcggtaTCGCTCGGCCCAAAAATCATCTGTTTGTAGATACGGGTTGTTGTGCGTTGCAAGATCGAACAACGAGTAGCATCGAATGcatttttcctgttttccatGCGTGATTCCATCATGTAGTGTTTAAGGAAAACAGCAACGACGTCATGCATGGTTTATGCCGGCCGGcattttgcttccatttgcTTCCTTGCCACAACATCCTCCACCGCTCCTCACATTGGCTGTTAATTGTGATAATGCATAATTGACTCAACTGGTGGGGGGGGATTATCATTTCTTGCGAGCGAGCTGCGGctgagttgctgctgctctgcgcGTACGTACTATTGAGCGAAATCGAttagccagcagcagccagcgagAGTTGAAGAAACTCTTTCGTTGGCCGCGCGGCACTCCATTTGCTTTTCGGTTTATAGAAGCCGACGCGCgcaatatttaattaataatagAAATAATTCTTTACTGTGGgtggaaaaaggggaaaggtCGTTGAAAAGGGCACCAACAATAATTGCCCACTGACTTGCTCTACACCGGATTGTTGGTGGAGTGAGCAGGGCCGCCCTCCAATGGAGCAAATGGTtcagctttgctttgctttcttgCATTTAATCGTCCAATGGCACACAGTACCCAGACCTACGGGCACAGCGAGGGTTTGCGTCCACGCACACGGGCACACgccatacacacgcacacactcccgACTGTTTGTGTGCGCACTCCAACATACGCGCaggctggttggttggtgctgctgctgctgcgtgcatTGAACGGGCGCAACAACCGTGTGCCATCCACTTATCGCACGTCGGTTTTCATCTTGAACGGCGCGtcgaataacaacaacaacagcagaaaaaaggCCCTGTAAGAAAACACGGTCTCCACAGAGAAGAACGCACACAGTTCGTGTGTTCGCTTTTGCGTCCGCTTGTGTCCGTGTTGGTGTTTGGGCCACAGGGCGGCGAAAGATGGAAGTGTTCGCTTCTTTCCACACTCCGTCGCCCAGATCTGGTCggttttattcttcttcttctcatttttttaGGGTGCTGCAGCAAGTggcaagacacacacacacgcagacacagACACCAGCGCGTCCAAAAGGGGTTTTCTTTCCTATTAAAGGTTGGAGAGGGGTTTTTTTAGGTCGATTTCTTTCGCTGCACTTTTCGCCGCTCTTTGTCGTGTGCTCTTCCCCCCTGTGTGTGCCCTTCCCTGCTTTTACAACAGAATATGACCTTTTGATCTATTCGATAATGAAAGTGCTTGCACGGGAAGATGAAACGACGCTGGTTTATATTGCACACGGCAAAGATAGTTCTAAACAAGCTGATGGAACAGGCCACGCTGCTTGTGCCggttttttactttacttaAAGACAATTTATGaagaattaaaacaaaaataatacaccCTCAGCTTGGAGTGGAGAGCAACGGGaatatgaaattaatttatttttgtcttttcttggctctctctctcttcatttTCTGTCGAGCGTGCACAACTTCCATCGCAAAAACCTTACCATTAGGGCCCCGTGCCGGTATATAATATCGCTTTGTTTGGTGCGCGCTGTAATACTAaacctccccctccctcccctttTCATCATCCCACCCACAACCCGCCCCAGAAACGAGCAACGCAAATGCATACGGAAATCAACATACACACCAAAtaataagcaaaaaaagagcagCAAACTCTCCCATCCAATATAtaaacagatacacacacatgcacgaaAAGGTAGGGCAAGGGGTGGCCAGAAGGTGGCCGTAACagaaatatacacacacatagctcTCGCCCCACCACCACAGGGCCGGTCTCGGAACGCGCAAACGTGCGCACCGAGGGAACGAAAATATAATCGCGGGGCGAATATGACGCGCTCTCGTCTGTTTTTGGCTCGTTCCGCGTGTGGGAGAATtcgtggtgggggggggggcaggaAGAAGAGTGCCGTTGGAGGGGAGAAAGAAGGGAAGTGACTTAAGTTCCCCCGGCACATCAGCTGAGCGTAAAAGGGATGATAGGTTGCTttagttggtttttgtttgtcttttttcgTATTAAATGGCAGagcgaaagcgagagagagagggagaacaGCGGCTGCCTAGCGAGcaaatttgcaacaaaaactcaTGAATAAAATCGATTAGTATTATTTTAGAGCATAAAGTTattaaaatagaataaaatatgACACTATCATATAATGACTTCTCGAAATTCCCTTTTCGCTGTAGGTTGTTGGACCGTTCCAGGATGCAAGTGTGACCAtgcagctgatgatgatgctgaagaCAATCCCGTGCGACGAGTGGAGCGTCTGTAAATGCCTAAACTGTGGCTGTGTTGCCTTTGCACGGGCTGCCTCCAACCCGGCCAACATCCTCATCAATGGGACACTATCGGTAAGTGGTCCCCCCTTGTCACTCCACCTACATTCCCCCGCCTAATGCACTACTCTCCTTGCCATCTTTCCAGGTAACGCCGGAGGAAATCAGTCGACGAAAAGCGCAGGAAAACTACTCGCCCGCGTACAGGATCGTGCTGGACGTGCGTGCGGCCGATTTCCGGGGCTTCTATCGGAAGGATCAGTACCGCAGCCTGTTCACCGCCGCGGCCAACACGCTCGACAGTACGAACGATCGCAATGAGCTGCTCGAGTCGCTGCGCGCGTTCATGCGCGCAGAAACGCAGCAAGCGAACGAGCGCATCGCCCGCTTCACGCAGGAGATGAACGAGCAGCTGAGCAACGTGCGCGATCGGGCCGAGCAGGACTACCTGTTCCTGGCGCAAACCTTCGTACCTGAACTAGTAGATAGCAAAAGTGGCGCCGGCGAGCAGCAGCGCTCACCGTCCGCCGCCACCAGCCCGACGGTGGAAAAGTCGCTCCAGCCGCTGCTAACGAGCTTAGGCACACCGACGGGAGGTGTTGCTACTggggcggcagcggcggccggTGTTGCCGGCAGTCAGATGGAAACGCCGCCCCCGACCCCGGAGAGTATGCCGATGTCGACCGGCAACAGTCCGCCGTCGATCGTGAACGGTAACGGGACGAGCTCGGCGGGCCAGCCGGAAGCGAACGGTGGTGGCTTCAAGCTGGTGGGCGCTGCCGGCAATCAGCGACCAATGTCGCTTAGCAACAGTGCCGCCAACtcgatcaacaacaacaatactgCAAACAGCAACCAAGGTGCCATTAGCAAACCACcaactcagcagcagcagcagcagcaacattccATGAGTACAAATCTCTTTGCCAATCAGGGCAGCGCCCTGGGGACGGTCGGGTCCGTACCCGGGCTGGCCGGCAGCGTCGGCAACCTAACCGGGGGCGCTGCACATAGATATAATAGCAACAGCGTCAACCATCAACGCTCCCAGCCGATGATGTTCGACTCGGACTGTCTGTTCGACATTGATGGCATGGAGAATGACAAGACGCCACCGCCGGATGATATTTCCGACGAGGAAGAATGTGATTATAATGGTAAGTGTGCGGGGCCTTTTCCATTTTACGAGAGTGCGGACAACAATTTAGCTCTTTTTCGCTCCATTCCACAGATACATCCGACAATAATAATCGGTCGGAAGGCGGCATGTTCATACCGCGCCATCAGTACGGACGGCAGAGCAGCTCGATTGCGAAAAGTCTTCCGATTTCGATGCCGAAAATGATGACCCCGTTCCGTGCGAACGAAGATGATCTCGATGAGGTAAGGAGTTGTATGGTAGTGTTGTTCCAACTGAAATACTAATCATTTCGTGTTGTGTCACCCTTTTTTCCAGATGGTTGAAGATGCAGTCGACATTGCGGCCAGCATCAAGGCCATCGCCAAAAGCGTCCATGGCGAGGCGGTGTTTGGCGATTTACCACGCCGTCAAATCCAAAAGTTCACCTCCCAAATATGAGTGTGAAGAGCGGAAGAAGAAGGGGAGGATCTCATCTtctcatacatttttttttcgattggcTCTTTCTCTGATGATGCAGGTAGAGTGGGGggaaacattcacacacacaccaatggGTCGACAACCTACAGAGACAGACAGCGTTAGGTGGACAAAGGATACGTTACGATCCGGATCGTGTGGTGATATGTTGTCATCGTCATctccgtgtgtgagtgtgagttgGTATGTGTACGCCGCGGGCTGCCGAAGCCCGTCGTTTTTTCCCCTTGTCCGGAAGTCATTTGTCATCAATTTACTATATTTTGGCATCGTTCTTTGCTAAttcgtgtatttttttaagttttaagatttaaaa
Coding sequences within:
- the LOC120900298 gene encoding uncharacterized protein LOC120900298; protein product: MFSCPCLNVSIVVNDENTAAVISTNHTAAVDPGPVTLRNEPNGLPRPSPTVIAALAEGKSRELVGFFQEVVGPFQDASVTMQLMMMLKTIPCDEWSVCKCLNCGCVAFARAASNPANILINGTLSVTPEEISRRKAQENYSPAYRIVLDVRAADFRGFYRKDQYRSLFTAAANTLDSTNDRNELLESLRAFMRAETQQANERIARFTQEMNEQLSNVRDRAEQDYLFLAQTFVPELVDSKSGAGEQQRSPSAATSPTVEKSLQPLLTSLGTPTGGVATGAAAAAGVAGSQMETPPPTPESMPMSTGNSPPSIVNGNGTSSAGQPEANGGGFKLVGAAGNQRPMSLSNSAANSINNNNTANSNQGAISKPPTQQQQQQQHSMSTNLFANQGSALGTVGSVPGLAGSVGNLTGGAAHRYNSNSVNHQRSQPMMFDSDCLFDIDGMENDKTPPPDDISDEEECDYNDTSDNNNRSEGGMFIPRHQYGRQSSSIAKSLPISMPKMMTPFRANEDDLDEMVEDAVDIAASIKAIAKSVHGEAVFGDLPRRQIQKFTSQI
- the LOC120903325 gene encoding eukaryotic translation initiation factor 3 subunit M; translation: MQGPAVFIDAEIDDQAQELRQFLKGLGAEISEEKSTKGIEDDLHKIIGVCDVCFKDNTHSPEEIDAVLNSIVSIIVSIPLERGENLILSFCDKMTKAKETSLARVCLQSLWRLFSNLEVTSPLRYHVYYHLVQVAKQVNQVKEVFTGVEQLKAQFAQCPPSNEQMQKLYRLLHDVLKDSNSELASKVMIELLGTYTSENASYAREDAMKCIVTALADPNTFLLDPLLSLKPVRFLEGELIHDLLSVFVSEKLPSYLKFYKNHKEFVNSQGLNHEQNIKKMRLLSFMQLAESNSEMTFQQLQDELQIKEEEVEPFIIEVLKTKLVRARMDQRARKVHISSTMHRTFGRPQWQQLRDLLLSWKSNLTLVQENINTVSAAQMELAQRQ